A stretch of the Methanofervidicoccus abyssi genome encodes the following:
- a CDS encoding uL15 family ribosomal protein — protein sequence MIRKRRKIRKLRGSRTCGYGSHKKHRGAGNRGGRGMAGGHKHKWIHVVKYMPDHFGKYGFTRHPSLVKNLKTINLGEIDELVHKNRDKFKVEDGKVVVDVTELNYEKVLGRGKISCPMIIKALEFSEKAKEKIEAAGGEAIEL from the coding sequence ATGATAAGAAAACGTAGAAAGATTAGAAAGTTAAGAGGTAGTAGAACCTGTGGATACGGATCCCACAAGAAACACAGGGGAGCTGGAAACAGAGGAGGTAGAGGAATGGCAGGAGGACATAAACACAAGTGGATCCACGTTGTAAAGTATATGCCAGATCACTTTGGAAAGTATGGATTTACAAGACATCCATCCCTAGTAAAGAACTTGAAAACTATAAACCTTGGAGAGATCGATGAACTTGTACATAAGAACAGAGATAAGTTCAAAGTAGAGGATGGAAAGGTCGTAGTAGATGTAACAGAACTTAACTACGAGAAAGTTTTAGGAAGGGGTAAGATATCCTGTCCAATGATAATAAAGGCACTGGAGTTCTCAGAGAAGGCTAAAGAAAAAATAGAGGCTGCAGGTGGAGAGGCTATCGAGTTGTAA
- the rpmD gene encoding 50S ribosomal protein L30 — MAYAVVRVRGRVGVRRDISDTLKMLRLHKVNHCVVIPETDTYKGMLRKVKDYVTYGEIDKDTLIKLILKRGRLPGDKRVDGEKIKELMGMSVEELAEKIIKGEILLKNTPLKPVFRLHPPRKGYDKKGIKKPFSVGGALGYRGKEINKLLERMM; from the coding sequence ATGGCCTATGCAGTTGTACGAGTTAGGGGTAGGGTAGGTGTTAGAAGGGATATAAGTGATACCCTTAAGATGTTAAGACTCCACAAGGTAAACCACTGTGTAGTAATACCAGAGACTGACACCTACAAAGGTATGCTCCGAAAGGTTAAGGACTATGTAACTTACGGAGAGATAGATAAAGATACTCTTATAAAGTTGATCCTCAAGAGGGGAAGATTACCTGGAGATAAGAGAGTGGATGGGGAGAAGATAAAAGAGTTAATGGGGATGTCTGTTGAGGAGTTGGCCGAAAAGATAATAAAGGGAGAGATACTTCTAAAAAACACACCTTTAAAACCTGTGTTTAGACTTCATCCTCCAAGAAAGGGATACGACAAGAAAGGTATAAAGAAACCTTTCTCAGTAGGGGGTGCCTTAGGATACAGGGGTAAGGAGATAAACAAACTGTTAGAGAGGATGATGTAA